TTCCAAGTTTCAGACgtcaattatatataaattacgctattatatattaatttgttgaaagaaatatattttatagctCCTCATCAAACCCGAAACCATTAAAATCAAACCCGGTAACATTTCGATGAAATTTGACTTGTTAAAATCAATGTAACCGCCATTAAAAGCCAGTAAAATcgttgtaaaataaattttgatgattttatgtCGGACGGGAGTGTCGATAAAGCAGTAAACTGAGATTTAAATAGGAAGGGGTATCAATAAACCACGTGTCACAGTGTAATTATGCTTTAGCCGCCAATTTACATTTTATTGTTTCCACAGATGTCCACTAGACACGATATTTCAAAACCTTATCGTCAATGCCAATTAAATTAatctaattaataattttcttaattaaacATCTGATATTGTTTTAAACAGTTATAACGAACAGACTtttcacactaccactacaccaactctTGTAATCACACTGTCGAACACGCACAGTGTATTTgtcagtgttggtgtagtgtaatCAGTGTATTCAGAATAAATATCACTAACGCTTCCAAAAAGTCCAATTTAGTTATAACTGTCATAAATATTCAATGGATTATGCTAACACTGTTGCTAGATTTACTTCGATGTAGGCAGTTATGGTAATattaattctcaaaaaaatccaaaacaGAGCTTGATAAATAATCCATGTTGTTCATAAACTCCCAtatcataataaatttcattgaatttattGTAGACTATAAAAAAACCTAACACGATATAAAATCACGTTCTTTAAATGAGGTTCGTAAAACAAAACCTAAACAAGCGGCAACGTTGCGTTCTCTATCAGCTGATTTATATTTCGTGACCGTGAAATCTTAACAGGATAAAgacatatatttaaaatgaaggaatataaagaaattgtttttattaaatatttatttaagatttctttttcaaataattaaaattacaaattaactTAGTCGAAGAATGACAGAATTCGTAAGAAATTGCTTATCGATGGTTAACTGATTTGCTTCATTATTAACGTATTAAATCATGTCGATAGAATACAAATTTAAATGTTGGATTTGTACTGACTTCAAAGTCGTGGTTTTGCTTTTAGGgttgaacaaaattaaataattgtagACATTAATAAGACGTAGGTataaaaaaaacgtcaaaaaggattttagttttattctattattaaaaTTCCCATTACGGAAAATGTATTCAACTTGTAATATGTAGTAGTAATGTGTGTTGCCTAGATGGTGGCtaagaatattattatttttcgtattattgtattattttatttatatcatttttaaaacgatatttgaaaatattttatatgtataaatatatttatgaaattcttCTTTTGTTACCACGTAATAAGAAGAATTGTGAGGTAGGTTTGGGTTCGCGTTATCCTTAAAACAGCAAGGAAATGAAGTGAACTGAATTGTGGAATAAAGGGATGTGACCTCGATACCGATTCTACACCAGTGGCAGTCTTTCATTTCTTAATACGAATAGAAAGAGAAACCATCTGATAATCTAGTGAAAGAAATAccgaatattttcttttatacgtaaaatatcgattttatttaacaattttttatcaactgtAATGTTTTTGTGGATACTCGACTCTGGAAACGACGTCGTCGTGGACTGAAAATCGATTGTTGACGTCACGTTGTGGTAGAAAACGCCGGACGGTCGACAACAGCAATCACGACCTTATTTGGTGAATAAATACAGTAACAAATTCGATattcgttgaaaaaatataatttcagaCTGAAAATCTTAATAAATCGTCGTGCAAATTCAGTTTGCAATTGATTATTGACCCGCAAACAGCGGAAATAAAAGACACCTCTTTAAATTCATGCTTTCCTGATAACTATTAACTAATTAGAATCCCTTGAACCTCCTCGAGttgaaagtaagtaaatatgtatataaatttttggtgattaaaaatgaaaaaaaccaacTGACACacgtatttttaaatatacaatgttggttaaaatttcaatatgaatctactaattaacacaaattattaataaattattgtacgACCCTCGTACAAAATAGAGATATATATCTGGTATACGGAAAACAGAAATTATCGACTTTATATGTCACATAAATATTCGTAAACAACATCTGGTTATTATAAAATTCagattttatatacaaaaaagtaatagttatgtttttttgttaaccgcattcatattttttttatataacactGGTACATCGACGTGACGTGATAATGGCGTCCCCAATTCttttcattcttcttcttttatatcgTATAGTTTATGTTGAAATATCGAACTCGAATAAAAAACATGTTCGATATCGATATTTACAGCCCATTTTTCCATATatcaacatttaaaacaaaaataagttcATAATATCGTGTTTTGTTATTATGTCGTGAGGTAATGTATATATTTAAGATACACCACGCCATCTATTGAAACGTACAAAAATGATAGGTCTACGAATTTCTCGTAAATAGAGCTTTCACTATTAACGTCCAGGTGGCGTATAAAGCGCTACTATTGATTCCACGTTCGCCATTTTTTATCCAGTTTAAATATTTctgattaataataaacataaaaaacagtctaatttaatttatttttacaaaaaattttaaaatattctgttttttctttaatgacGACATATTCCATCGccaaattcttcaattttttggaataaatatttatataaatatttcggTAAATCTTTGGCTATCAAAAAATCTAAATGAGTCCATTTTTTATAAGGTACCACTTGCAAACCACATCGTAAATCCGGTCGAATTGCCGCCATTAAATCTTTAGCATTctaaaaagaattaaatttcTGACAAAATCATcccaattgaaataatttctcttTAAAACTAATTATTGCGGACAAAAAATGGCGATTTCTTAAATATAAATACGACATCTATgagaaaatatacataataatcGATCTAGTAGTAAAGTTAGCATTccagtaaattttttttcttatttaaaaaatacgtaCTGTTAACGTAGCTAGCCAATCATTTTCTCCGACGAAAAGAGAAAGCGGTACCGGTATCTTAGATAAATCGTATCGGGGAGCAGTAGCAGTACCATacatcttcaaatttttttcttttccataatCGAATTTCGTAAAATTgctaatttgaagaaattgatacaATTGAGAGAATAATTCGACACCCCCCGTGTCTAATATTTGACTAGCAAATATAGGATACGTCAACTAAAACGATTATTACATCTTTCATAGAATTGTTAAGaatattattgtattaaatatattaattcctAAATACGGTCCTGTACACATATCCGTAAACTGTTCATGCGCATAACTCATTATTGCATTCGAGCGGATTTcgattcaattatataaatcattaataaataacTTACGGGATCCATTTCATAGAAATCGTCTCcgaatataaaattacaaaaaaattgaattagatACATGCCAGCTGATGTACGAATAAAAGGTcgtagaaatattgaataaccTGGCAACACTTCTCCATTCCACATTGCATAAACAAAGCGCTAAAATTCCAAGAATTATAACTATGAAACATGACATCGTCGTATTCAATATTACAATCACCCGTTCGTTTATAATAATCCCGAACGGTTCCGATCAGTTTGTTCGTAATATTTTATTCCATTAGtcaaataaatgtattattaaatattacaattcTCATATTCTtttatactatttataaaactattgttatttcacataaatattttattaaattttatacagagttaaaattttgttacgTATAATTGAATGGAAGATCTATGAATGGCAATTGGCAGTTGACAGCTAGTTACAAAATGGCACTTGAGTccgttgtttataattttattaatttaaaaacaaatatatttagaatattcATAATGAGGGTGTGAAAATatgacaaaacaaataattagttGCTGAAAATCAACTTTACAATGAACATTAGTGCATACTAGAGATTATTGTTGCCATTACTggtaagtttaattttatttttaaaaattcgtaaaaaCCGATACTTACTCTAACTAAAGGCCATATAGGTAACAAAAGTTTAGTAACGCTTCTAgcatttttgtaattataaacTGGAGCTAGAGATATCATGCCTTTAACAAAACGTTTAGCTTCTTCGGGATAAGTTGaggaaaacatataaaaaccCGTGGTACCCATCGAATATCCTATATAAATAGCTTGCCGTTTGGTACGTTCAGCCACCAATTTAATCATCGATCTAATATCATAAAGACCTACATGATCTACCctatgagaaaagaaaaaactttatatctaTATTCACAATCAGTAAAAGTGTCGTTCGATATTCGTAGAGGTGTAACCTCGCAACTTACGTGAATTTCCAGTATTTTTTATCGCTAGTCGTAAGATTTACATGTCCTTTACTATACCAAGTACCGCGTACATTCAACATCCACACGTCGTACCCTAAATTGCCTAACAATCGAGCTGGAACGTGAATTAAAACGATATTATGACTTGAATAGCGTCAATAAGTTCGTTTTCGccaaaatttgtagaaataaGTTTGATTCACATAAAAATTCTTACCGAGAGATACGTCGCCTCTATCGACCCAACCCAGCGCGTTCATACCTAGTCCGTGCGCGATTATAATCGGATGTTTTTGTGTGATCTGCTTATAGGctctttcaattaaaattatgtatCCATCTTCGGTGGTTAAATAATATTCTTCGGCCGTATATCCTGGCCAATCTCGAATTATTTCAGTCTTAAAGTAAAGTTCAAactcaatatttaaatatttcgcAGTAGCtcgaaaaaattactattatttcatCTAATACACATAAagtgaatttgtttatttcgttttcctctatttttatcataaaatgatactttcttagttattattttacaaataaccTATAAATTGCTGAACAATTCAGAACAGATCGAAAAAAATCCCCCTACATGCCTAATGACTAagaaagaaatgttttttatcaaaattttcatccagATTTTAATAATCGTCTCAatggaatttatataaacagaaacgaaaaaaaaaaaaacatcaaacgaTGAATAAAACCTAAACAGCCACGGTCATAATTTGTTTAAGTAAAACGGCGTTGCCAGATTTATTCCGATAAAGGTATTTTCCGTATCGTGTTGACTTCGTAGGTGAATACTAACTTCATTATCGTATGGTCGATCTTTACGGTTTTCTCTTTTCCACTTTCTTTGATACCGGAAGTTCAATCACTTGGCTctactatttcaaatattttttttagactaaaaaaatctcattttttgtgtttcgataaattatataattcaatGGGAAAATAAAGTGAAAGATAATACTGTTtttgtaatatactattttgaaaattatattgttgaattaaaattgGCAACGTTGTACGCTCTCCGAGCTGATATAAATTTCGTGACCGTGGCTATTTAAGGTTTCGTCTGAATTGCTGACGTAGGTCGTAGCTAATTCGTTGTTATCAGCGCGAAAAACAAGGTCGTTGTTTGAATTTGGGACAttagttttcaatataattaacaCAATTTACGTTAAATTagtataaatatacaaatattttcaagataacGAAAATTAACCGGTAGCACTATATAGGTGAAGTTATGTAGAATGGTCACAAAatacactctgtataaaaaaaagtagagtagaaatttttttgcaatacttgataaaatgttatatatgtCGATTTAAATAAAgcgaattaaaaataaaatgttgttttctttattatttttttggattacGTTAAGATCACGATCGATGATGTCATTCACAGCCGCTAACTTCATGTTATTGTTGGCAGTGGCTACTATTACAATTATCAGGTAATATAACAAGTTTACGTTGGAAACTTTCCGTTATGTGCATCTTTACAAATGAAAACACTCACGTTAACATCAAATCCGTCGTTATTTTAACCAAAAATGTAAATACTTTTGATTCACAAGCAAATGTCAATTAGATCAGCTGTTCGGAGCATGTTTGTAAAACTAACCGCATCGTATTCTGTGGTCAAGtgtaacagtttttttttatgctaattttctatcaaaaaaaaccTATATcaagattatttataaagaaaaacatataaaaatctctaaaaagtaaaaagaaatgaagaaatttatatttataatgataaaaGTAACAACTGGCAACACATTGCGAATTCGTATTTCTTAGCTAACTTCATAATGTTTGTCGACGTGGCTTATGACAGTGTTGCCAAGTACGTTGATCCCaacgatatattttttaactcgTGTCAAAcacgtaataaataataattatagaaacaTTTTAACGATAATTGCGTCAGAAAAAAAccgtgaaatttttttttgttatacaaGTTCTATTAACAATATCCggatgaaaataaatatgtaaaataatattattttctatttaatgatatattatttaattttataatgaattgtttgtttaatatattttttacaatcgATAACGAACACAGTATTAATAATTATACAGGatggaaatgaaataaaaaccgATTTTACGTATACTTTGTGACAGGTTTGTATTAATTAGTACTTAGTGTATCAGTACGttatgttttattacaaactttctaatttcatttaaataactTTAAGAATATTGATCTGTATGTGTTGAGAAATGTATTTATGTAGAAACaacttattataaatgtcaTATTTAGATGTGGTTCGTAGCAGCATTGTTAGTTGCCTACCTACTAGGCTGGCGTATGATTTCTCATACTCAACACACGCAGCAGTGTGAATTCGATGATATTAATAACGTACGACATTCTAAAcaccattttgttttattttcatcaattagaatatatttttaaaataatttgaaccgTTCGGTACATTACATTCATacaattgttattttgaagTAAGAAATGATTAAAATCGATATTCTTCTTGATTACAGATCGATGAATTAACTTCGGATCAACTTAATCATTATTTGAAGAGGGCTTAAACTACTCACTGACAGTTAGTTAGCTGTCACTCGTCAAATTTTTTCGacgaaattattcaaataacaatataaataaatatttggttagaattaattgaaaattataaaataatcaactATTAGGGACGGTAAGTTGTTATTATCGTTTTATATAATGGATGAACCCTGTATACGAGAGGTTAGAATGAATGTACTCACTATATTTCGATTGAGAATCGGATTGTCCATACAGTTGTGTCCTAAAAAGTTGAATACACTATAATCTTGAAAAGTTTTACAAACTTTTATGGAAGAAACGAATAGTATCGAAAGtggcaaaataaaaacaaaacttaaaatgtattttctcattattttacgCAGAAAACTGAATCGTTTCACTTAACAATTATATCTAAATTGCCAGTTATATATTATCACTTATTTATTCCAGTAATAactttcgtttaaaaaaaaaaaaaggttttccgATAACCTtgtgcataaaaaaatatatttatttttttatattttccaaaaaacgatCAAGGAAAGCCAGTAATTTATGAGCATATATTAAATACcttaaaaaatcttattataATTAACTGTATCGTTTGTTGGtggaaatcgttttttttttttttcaaacaacaaCTTATATTTAATGAGTTTGTTTTCTAATTagatcgaaaaattattttgtttattgttttttctacgTAGGAGTGGTCACTTTCAACTAATAACTGTCACTCCGTCTATAGAAACCATTACGTGTATCAAATCATAAAGTACAGAATTATAACACTAGATGGCAGTAGAGGGTTATGAATAATGcacttttaaataattctcgaaacattatttaaaacgaTAATAacgttataattattattcctCGTATTAGTTCTCAATTATTTACTTGGCATATTTCTTTGTATTATCGTAATTTTGAAAACCTCCCACCATCtatatgtcaaaataaataCTTATCGTTTCTAATACTAGATGGCGACTAAActataggaaaaatattttatacagcTTAAACTGAACAATGATTAATCGTttcatcaattaattaaaagcttcaattactttttgtttttttatttctctgtaTCACTGAAGACAAAATGGCCCAGAACTTATTACAATTATACATCACGAGCTTCTTCATCATGAAACTAGATGGAGTGTACAAGTAGATTGAAAATTGTTGTCAGAATATTGATACGAATAATTAAAAACGTTTAATCATCGTATTATTATCTCATTCATAATTATCATTTACTTTTTTAccattttatatcaattattttgaaattcgttCCGCCATCTATCTCTGATGATTCGAATTTTATTCTACGCTCTTACAGAATCAGTTTTGTGCTTCTTAAATGTAGTACTAGATGGCGTTTGCGTAATTTATCAttcaaatacaatatttatttgaaaaaaacatatgtttactcattattttgataattaattggtaattattaattttttgagttaGTTATGTATCGGGAAGAAACAATATATTACAGTACGTAGCTGCTTTTCAAGATGGCGCCAGTGCAATTTGAAACTTTTGATATtaagtttgtttattatttgaaaataacaattttcataatttttccttCCTAATTACATAATTAGGTGTTCTCGAAGtgatttcaaaatgtttatactattagttttttatcaatatgtcataattcaattttgtactgcttcttttttatatcagtAGATGGCGTATGTGTAATTTCATTGTGTATACATATTTATGAGATTGCTTGAAATCTATCAAAACCTATGAACACCTGATGGGCTTATAAAACTGTAATAAAAAGAGGAGAACAGGAAAGAAAAATGGGGAATATTCACCatttcattttccaattttcgaaTACGACGTAGAAACCCTTCAAATTCAATGTAACCTTGAAGTTATTGCAAACATTATTCTAATTTATCTTAGATGAGGTTTCCAATATTTGacaaaaagttcataaataatgatttattaacaataggACCTTAAGgtatttccaatttttgtatatttttattcttaaattcttATATTATACAGTACATGTTTTGCCATCTATGGTTTGTTATTGAAACTATAATATGTTAGTGGTTGTATAAAAATTACAGAAATCGACTTTTTTAGTGTTGATAATTATAATACCAGATGGCGAGATAGAATTTTATGATATGACCTTGAATACTGATGGTTTTAAATATGTCTAAGACATAGGCGTACCGTATAAATTTATTAGGGGTTTATGTATTTagaatatgatataaaaattcaaaccGATTCAAAGAATTTAGATATTTTAAGAATTCATTCACTGTTTCCACGTCTTTTATGTAAATACAACAGCTTTTTTATCCATTTCTTTACCTGAAAACTTTCCCTGAAAGTCGAAAAGTGTGTCACTTCCGCCGAAAATTTGAATAGAATACGGTGGAAAGTCGAAAGAaaaacgaaatgaaaaaaaaaaaaaagtttttactttATACGCGTGTATAGTTAGGCGTTTATTCTAGTTTATACCGAGTTCGAGACAATAAAACCCAACGATTATTTGCTTGGTAAAGAAAAACATCAGAATGTGAAATATATTCTGAAATTTCTCGAAATCCCGTGAAATATAGTTGAGTAACTTTTCAGCAAGGACTGAAAAACAACGCGAAGTTATCTCCTGAACAACAACGGCGTGAAATTAGTTTCAGTGAATCTATTTGGAAAGTCTACGCCACGACACGAGACCGAAAC
This genomic interval from Diorhabda sublineata isolate icDioSubl1.1 chromosome 7, icDioSubl1.1, whole genome shotgun sequence contains the following:
- the LOC130446933 gene encoding lipase member K-like isoform X1 — encoded protein: MRKYILSFVFILPLSILFVSSIKVCKTFQDYSVFNFLGHNCMDNPILNRNITEIIRDWPGYTAEEYYLTTEDGYIILIERAYKQITQKHPIIIAHGLGMNALGWVDRGDVSLARLLGNLGYDVWMLNVRGTWYSKGHVNLTTSDKKYWKFTVDHVGLYDIRSMIKLVAERTKRQAIYIGYSMGTTGFYMFSSTYPEEAKRFVKGMISLAPVYNYKNARSVTKLLLPIWPLVRRFVYAMWNGEVLPGYSIFLRPFIRTSAGMYLIQFFCNFIFGDDFYEMDPLTYPIFASQILDTGGVELFSQLYQFLQISNFTKFDYGKEKNLKMYGTATAPRYDLSKIPVPLSLFVGENDWLATLTNAKDLMAAIRPDLRCGLQVVPYKKWTHLDFLIAKDLPKYLYKYLFQKIEEFGDGICRH
- the LOC130446933 gene encoding lipase member K-like isoform X2, with the translated sequence MRKYILSFVFILPLSILFVSSIKVCKTFQDYSVFNFLGHNCMDNPILNRNITEIIRDWPGYTAEEYYLTTEDGYIILIERAYKQITQKHPIIIAHGLGMNALGWVDRGDVSLARLLGNLGYDVWMLNVRGTWYSKGHVNLTTSDKKYWKFTVDHVGLYDIRSMIKLVAERTKRQAIYIGYSMGTTGFYMFSSTYPEEAKRFVKGMISLAPVYNYKNARSVTKLLLPIWPLVRRFVYAMWNGEVLPGYSIFLRPFIRTSAGMYLIQFFCNFIFGDDFYEMDPNAKDLMAAIRPDLRCGLQVVPYKKWTHLDFLIAKDLPKYLYKYLFQKIEEFGDGICRH